The segment CTTAACATCACGGCATGCGACGTCAAGCGCGAGCAAGAGAGCACGCAGGATGCCCCACAAGAAGAGCAACTCGAGCTCTTTGCCGATTACGACGAGGACGAGCACGCCAATGCCGTCAAAGAGCAAGAGCTCACCCAGGAGCATCGCCGCCAGGAGGCGATACTGGCGGCCAGAAGACGCTTCGGGAAGAACGCTGTGCTCAAGGGCATGAACTTGCAGGAGGGCGCCACGCAAACGCAACGCAACAAGCAGATTGGAGGCCATCAGGCATGAGCGATGCAGAGCACATATACGCCGACATCATCGACTTGCCGCATCATGTATCGAGCAAATATCCCCACATGTCAATGGAGCAAAGGGCAGCCCAGTTTTCGCCCTTTGCGGCACTTGCCGGACATACCGAGGCCATCAAACAGGCAGCGCACCACGCCCAGGAACATGGGCCTGATGCGCCGATAGACCAGTCGGAGTTCGATTACTGCTGAGTCACTACCACGTGCAATGGGAGCTAGCCATTGATGTACGAATATCCCTGCGAAAGAAGCGTCTGCACGCGGTCATCGGCCAGCGAGTAAATGACCTGCTTGCCATCGCGCACGAAGTCCACGAGGCGCTCCTGCTTCATGCTGCGTAGCTGGTGCGAGGTGGCACCCTGTGTGACTCCCGCTGCATGCGCGATGTCGGCGACGCACTTGGGGCCCTCCACGAGGGAGTACAGAATCTTGAGACGCGTTGGGTCGGCAAAGATCTTGAAGAGGTTGGCGAGGCTGAAAAGCGACTCCTCACTCGGCATCTTGAAGTTCATCGGCTGCATGTCGTAAATGGTCTGCGGCTTGGACGTGGTCTTGCTGTGTGATCCCATCGAGTGCTTGGGCACATAGGCCGAAGACATCTTGGGCTGCGTTGCCGCCGGCTTGGCCGTGGACACGGTCTTGCTCGCAGACTGCACCTGCGGCGTTGCGTCATGCTTCTTGTCGTGCTTCTTCTCAGGCTTGGACTTCGACGGCTTGACATCGACCTTGAGCTCGAGCTTCGCGGCTTTGTCTTTCGCCTTGCCCTTCTTCTTGTCCTTGTCCTTCTTCTTGCCCTTTGCCATGACGCGCCTCCTTCTACTGCGATGGCCGGGAATATGCCCGACCATCGACCGCATCGATTGTCGTTACCCCGTTATGAAGGGAAGAATGTTCGTGATGAGAATCACCGCGACGAGAATCGGGGCGATGTACTTGATCATAACGACCCAGGCCTTCTCGGCCTTGAACTCGCTTGAAATCTCGATCTCCTCGATAAGCGCCTTGGGCTTGATAATCCAACCAACGAAGACGCAGGTCAGAATCGCGACGATGG is part of the Coriobacteriia bacterium genome and harbors:
- a CDS encoding transcriptional regulator is translated as MQPMNFKMPSEESLFSLANLFKIFADPTRLKILYSLVEGPKCVADIAHAAGVTQGATSHQLRSMKQERLVDFVRDGKQVIYSLADDRVQTLLSQGYSYING